In Fibrobacter sp., the genomic stretch CGTATGCCTGAGCCCGAAGAAATGGCCTGTTTCATGAAGCGCTGTCGATATCATCGATGCGGAAGTGATTCCCTCTTCGCCGGTACGCGTTTTGTTGTACGCACCGATAACAACGGTGCTGCCTTTTCCGTCATACAGGTTCCCGCTATACATCGAGGAATACCCAAGTACCCAGTCAATCTCAATGCGGTGCACCAACACGATGTCCAGGGCATTTTTCAATTTGGGTTCGGGCCATCCGCCCAAATCGCTTACAAAGTAATCTCCTGAGGATAGACCCGCTTTCCAAGGAATGTCGGCAGGGTATTTTGTGCCAAGGGTCGGATGCTCATGCGCATAGCGCACATACAAAGTATCAATAACGATCGAAGTATAGTACTTCCTGAAATTTTCGAGCAACTGCTTGGCAAACAGATCCACATTCATGCCTGCTTCATAGAATTCGACACGGCCTGTCACAATCAGGTTGATGGAAAGCGTATCGGAATAGGGGCCATTCGCTTCGAGCCTAGCGTGACGCGTCGTCCCCTTGTAATATTCACCATTGAGCACCAGCGTCGTCGTCCATACATTGCGTTCGTTTTCTTCGCAGAGAAAATTGTAGACCAGGCGGCCGTTTTCTTCGCGCGGTTTTAGCGTGCGCACATGCTTCGTCCAGACCTTGCCGCCATCGACCTTGGAACCGAGCCTGAAAAGATGCAAAGTCGGATTTTCCGCGATAGCGGGGTCCTTGTCAAAAGAAAGCGAATAAGTGACCTTGGGATGCACCAAGAGCTGCAAGCCGTTTGCAACATAGGACGAGGCGGAATCGTTCGCCGCGACATCGTTCGGGTACAGCGCAAACGCAGAAATCCGTTCGGGCAAGAGCTCGGGCTCGCCTTCTTCGCCTTCGAAACATCCTGCAATAGCAAGCAAAAATGGGATACACAGTATGTAAAAAACTTTTTTAGTCATGTTTTGGCTCATTTTGCGTTTTCAATCGTCTTATAAGTAGAGGCTTCTTTTCTCCTAAGGTATAAAATGATACAAAAAAAGACAAACCGAAAGCAGGTGTTTTTGCAAAACATCCGCGATTTGACAAACCCAATTGCAGGCAAACCCGCATTGGCCGCATCTTTGGCGGTCATGGCCGTGTACGCGAGCCTGGATGCGCCCCTTTATGCGCCTTTTTTGCTCGTTCCAGTCGCTTTAGCCACGCATTTCTTCCCGAAAAGCGTCCAATGGTGCATTCTAGGAGCGCTCGTGACCGCGATTGGCTGCCACAGCCTGCTGGGCGGCAAGCGCGATGTTTCTACCGCAGGCGACGCCCCCGCAAGCGCATGCGGGAACATCGAGGCCGTTTTACCCAGAGGGAACGGAACAGCTTTTATAATAGAAATAGGGTACGAGGCCAATGCCGATGCGGGAAAGGAAGGCGCACCGCGCCGCGTCAGGATAACCGAAAAGCGGGACTTGCCCAAGCTGCCCGAACCCGGCGACAGCATCTGCTACGAGGCGAAATGGTACCCGGTGAGCGACCCGACCGTACCCGGAGCGTTCAACACCCGCGAGTGGCTAAAGAGCCAGGGGTTCGCGGCCTACGGGAAGTTCGTCCACTGGAATGCATGGAAAGGGAAATGGATACCCGAAAGGAGCTTCTACGAATTCCGCAAGTGGATAAAAGGGCGATTCGAGGAATACCTCGAACCCGCGGAAACAGGACTCTTGCTCGGGCTTTTAGCGGGCGACAGGAGCGGCATTCCCGAAGCGCTCCGGAACGATTTTCAGCGTTCTGGACTCGTGCACGTGCTTGCCATTAGCGGGTTCCATGTGGTGCTCCTAGCCGGAATGCTCATGGTATTCTTGAAGGCGACGCGACTCCCCCACAAGGCGGCCAGCATCTTAGCGATTATCCTGCTTGCCGCGTACGTGCCGGTGACCGGAGGGTCGCCCGCCGTGCAGCGGGCGGTGCTGATGTTCGCCGTACCGCAAATCGGGCTCCTTTTCGAACGCCCCGCCAACACGCTAAACAGCCTGGGCGTCGCGCTCCTGTTCATTTTGCTCCCGAAGCCGTCCGAGCTGTGGAACCCAGGATTCCAGCTTTCGGCCGCTGCCACGGCGGGCATCCTGATAGGCAACGCCTACAATCCCCTGAAGAACCTGCCCGAGTCATTACAACGTTATAAGGTATGGAAATTCATCGAAGGTTTCGCGATTTCACCCACGTACGTGACCCTCTGTGCGACACTCGCCACATCGCCCTTCCTGATTCACCACTTCAAGACGCTCTCGCCCTTCGCATGGCTCGGGAACATTGTCGTCGTACCCGCAATTTCGTGGGGCATGCAGGCGGGGCTGTTCGCGCTCCTCTCGCCCATCGACTTCATGCGGGAAACCTTCTGCAATGCGGCAAGCTTCTTCTTGCGCCTCGCCTCCCTCCTTACGCGAACGCTTTCGGATTCCGCGCAGGCTTCCGTTACCGTCGGGCCCCTCGGGCCGTCCATTCTCCTGCTGCTATCGTGCCTGTTTCTCGTTTTCCCGCTTTACCGCAAGAACTCCGTCGCGCGATTCTTCTGCGTCTTTTGCCTGTTCCTCTTTTCGGGCATCTTCTGCTTCCAGGGTTACGAGAGGTTGTTCAAGCCCACATGGAGCATGACCGTCATCGACGTCGGGCAAGGCGACAGCATTCTCCTCCGGACTCCCGGGAACCGCTACATCCTGGTCGATACCGGCGACAACGACAGGACCGATTCCGGCAAGGACATCATCGTGCCGTTCCTGCACCACATCGGCGTGCAGCGCCTCGACGCGCTCGTGATAACCCACCCGCACAAGGACCACTTCGGGGGCGCAGCAAGCATACTGCGCATGTTCCCCGTCAAGGAAGTCTGGACGAACGAATGCTCAGGTTCCACAACCGGTTTCGAATGGATGAACGTGCTGGACGAGGCGGGCGAAAGGAAGATTCCCCTGCGGACCATCAAGCGCGGATTCCTCTGGAAGGAGAACTTCTTCGAGCTACAGGCCGTACACCCGAAAAAACTTTCGGACGCGGGCAAGGAATGCCGCGACCTGAACGACGGGAGCATCACGTTACGCGCAAGCGGGCTCGGACGTTCCGCGCTTGTCACGGGAGACCTGACCATCGCTGGGGAAAAGGAAATCCTGAAATCGCTCGCCTACATCAAGAGCGACATCCTCAAGCTCGGGCATCACGGGAGCAAGACATCGAGCAGCCCGCAATTTCTCGCCTCCGTCGCCCCGCAGGCAGCCATCATTTCGAGCGGACGCCGGAACAAGTTCCGCCACCCGCACAAGCAGGTGACCAACCGGCTGGATTCGCTTGAAATTCCTTACCTGAATACGGCAAAAAACGGCACCGTGACGGTGACGTTTTCAGCAGATACTATTGTGGTTGAAACGATGCTGTCCCCCTGAACCGCAACGGAAGCCGAGCGTTTTCAGGGTGACACTCGAGTGACGAAAACGCGGGCTATGCGTTCATGCAGTCGAGGGCCTGCGC encodes the following:
- a CDS encoding DNA internalization-related competence protein ComEC/Rec2, which translates into the protein MTNPIAGKPALAASLAVMAVYASLDAPLYAPFLLVPVALATHFFPKSVQWCILGALVTAIGCHSLLGGKRDVSTAGDAPASACGNIEAVLPRGNGTAFIIEIGYEANADAGKEGAPRRVRITEKRDLPKLPEPGDSICYEAKWYPVSDPTVPGAFNTREWLKSQGFAAYGKFVHWNAWKGKWIPERSFYEFRKWIKGRFEEYLEPAETGLLLGLLAGDRSGIPEALRNDFQRSGLVHVLAISGFHVVLLAGMLMVFLKATRLPHKAASILAIILLAAYVPVTGGSPAVQRAVLMFAVPQIGLLFERPANTLNSLGVALLFILLPKPSELWNPGFQLSAAATAGILIGNAYNPLKNLPESLQRYKVWKFIEGFAISPTYVTLCATLATSPFLIHHFKTLSPFAWLGNIVVVPAISWGMQAGLFALLSPIDFMRETFCNAASFFLRLASLLTRTLSDSAQASVTVGPLGPSILLLLSCLFLVFPLYRKNSVARFFCVFCLFLFSGIFCFQGYERLFKPTWSMTVIDVGQGDSILLRTPGNRYILVDTGDNDRTDSGKDIIVPFLHHIGVQRLDALVITHPHKDHFGGAASILRMFPVKEVWTNECSGSTTGFEWMNVLDEAGERKIPLRTIKRGFLWKENFFELQAVHPKKLSDAGKECRDLNDGSITLRASGLGRSALVTGDLTIAGEKEILKSLAYIKSDILKLGHHGSKTSSSPQFLASVAPQAAIISSGRRNKFRHPHKQVTNRLDSLEIPYLNTAKNGTVTVTFSADTIVVETMLSP